The Vibrio tubiashii ATCC 19109 genome has a segment encoding these proteins:
- a CDS encoding four helix bundle protein has protein sequence MKYQNLHVWQISFELCKQVYPKVNHISDYSFRDQIRRSCISISSNIAEGMERESNKETAYFLSVAKGSTGELNTQLLLAAEFGYISLTDRDKLCEQCNRIAKILASLIRKFRT, from the coding sequence ATGAAATATCAAAATTTACATGTGTGGCAAATCAGTTTTGAGCTATGTAAGCAAGTCTACCCAAAAGTTAATCACATAAGCGATTACTCGTTTCGAGATCAAATTAGGCGCTCTTGTATCTCTATCTCAAGTAACATTGCCGAAGGGATGGAAAGAGAAAGCAATAAAGAAACTGCATACTTTTTAAGTGTCGCGAAAGGATCTACAGGAGAATTGAACACTCAACTTCTACTTGCTGCGGAGTTTGGCTATATATCCTTAACTGACCGAGACAAATTATGCGAACAGTGCAATCGTATCGCAAAGATCCTTGCCTCTCTAATAAGAAAATTTCGTACCTAA